GCCGCTGCGTTCACTCGGCATCGCACGCGGCGACGAGGCGAGGCAGACGGTGACGGATGCCGTCACCTCCGTCGGTCTGGATGTCGACGTGCTGGGGCGGTACCCGCATGAGTTCTCCGGTGGGCAGCGGCAGCGCATCGCCATCGCCCGCGCGATCGTCTCGAAACCCCGGGTTCTGCTCGCGGATGAGCCGGTGAGTGCCTTGGATGTGACCACGCGCATCCAGGTGATCGAGCTGTTGCAGAGGCTTCGCCGCGAGACCGGCCTCGCGCTGATCATGGTCTCGCACGACCTGAGTGCCGTCGCCGCGCTGTGCGAGCAGACCATCGTGCTGCAGGGCGGACGCGTGGTCGAACAGGGCGCCACCGGTGCCGTACTGCACAGCCCGCAGACGGAGTATGCCCGAACTCTGGTGTCGGCGATCCCGCGCCTGCCGCCGCCACACACCGCAGAACAGGAATAGGCGCCGTCGCCTGATCGTTGCCACCACCATGGCGACGATCGATCAGGCGACACTCGAACGCGTGCTCTCCGGGGTGAACGTGTTCTCCGGCGGGACACGACGCGTCGAGTTGCCGTCATCCGGAGCGCTTCCCCTCGCCGACGGCGTCGTGAGCTTCGTGCACGTCGTCGCCGGAGCGGTGCGAGGCCACCCGCCGCTTGCCAGCGGATGCACTCTCGGCATCGACCGTGCGACCCAGACGATCAGCGTCACTCAGCCGAGCACGCCTGGCGAGTTGGCTGCGGGCGGTGCGCTGCTCACGCTGGGAGATCGCTCGGTCATCCTCGACGCACCGAATGGCGCCATTCTGGCTGTGGGCGAGTTGGAACTCACCGACCCGAGCGCACTGCAGATGATGCCGGATTTCGTCGTCGTCAATGACTTCGCTGCACTCGAGCCGGCCGCCGCAGCTCTCGCGGCCCAACAGGGAACGCCCCCGTTCGCTGCCACGGATGCGCGCTCGGGCGATCCCTTGATCTGCCGAATGATGGCGACCACGGTGCTTCTATCTGTGATCCGTGCGTGGGCGGAGAAGGGCTGCGCTCCCGACGGGTGGGCTGCTCGCTCGAGCGACCCGTTCCTCGACCGCGTGATCGCGGCGATCCATCGGACGCCGGGGCGCGAGTGGACCGTCGAGTCACTCGCCAGCGTCGGAGCCATGTCACGCTCGGTGTTCGCCGAACGATTCCGTGCAGTCGTCGGCCAGTCGCCGGCGAGCTACGTCACCGACGTGCGGATGGATGCGGCGAAGTCGATGCTCGCTGCCGGAAACACGGTGTCGGGGACGGCAAGAGAGCTCGGCTACTCCTCGGATGAGGGCTTCAGCCGCGCGTTCCGCCGCGCGACCGGTGTGACACCGTCGCGCTGGAGAACGAGCGAGCGCACCCCGATACCGGCCTGAACTCGTCCGCTACTTCCGCAACTCGGCGGTGGCCGTGGGGCGGTACGCAATCACTCTATGTACGTCTCTCGCACTCTCCAGCAACCTGATCTGCGCTGGGTTCACCGAAAACGATCGTTTATGGCGTGCTCCGGTCTCGCGTCCCGGAACGGGGTCCGATAACGTTCACCGGAATCACCATACGGCGGGGGTTCTCGGTCGGCTCGTAAGCCGGACTTGGCTCAGCGTCAGACCGTGATTCGGTTGCCCTATCTCTTGATGATCTTCGGCGGGGTGAAGTCGCCGGCAAGGGTTTCGGTGGTGGGCGAGTAGAGCCGGAGCATCGGGGCGAAAGCTCCCTGTGGTGCGGGTAGCCAGTTCGCTTCGCGCTCGGTCCCCGGGGAAGTGTGCTGGATGTAGATGTCGAGCGAGCCGTCACGGTTGAGAATCAGAGGGTCGCGGTCGCGAATCACGAAGCGGTTGAGAGGGTTCGGCACCTGGAAGCCGTCGCCGTCGTACATCGTGAGGGACCAGAAGGCATCCACGCCCGGCTGTTGACCGGCGTCGAAGTGGAGCACGTAGTCGTGTGCTCCGGTGAATGGTTGACCATCGGCGTCGGCGAAGGCGTTGGGGTAGATCGCGTCCTCGGGGAGGTTCGCTCCGAGGCCGGCCATTGCGACAAGTGCGCGCACGCGGTATGAGGTGCCATACGTTCCAAACGACTGCTCCCAGTTCCACCCGTTACGCACGATGCCGATGCTGGCTTCGGTCATCGCTCTCACGAGATCCTGCAGGGCCGTGTCTCGGGCTGCCGAGACGGCGGCATTTGCTGCATCGTCCAGCGCAGCGGGGTTAAAGTCCTCGCCTGGCACGATTCCGATGGCGCGCATCCGGTGCAGGATCGGGTAGTCGTTAGCGTGCGGCGGGTTCTCTTTCAGTAACTCGGCGAAGAGTGTGAAGAACTCGATGCTGGTGAGCGCGTTCGCCTGCTCCAGTGGCGGCGTCACATCATCCACGCTCGGGTCGACGGGCGCAGCAGAAGGCGTGCTGGATTCTTGGCCGTACGCGTCCAAGCGAATGATGCGGTACTGGTCTTGGATGCGGTGCACCTCGGCAAAATCGTCGGGGCCGTTGCTCTGCGTGCGACCCATGACCCAGACGTGCGGCGTCGGGGCGACGATCAGATCGAGTCCGCTGGGGACCTCGCCGCTCCACGCAGGCGGCGCGATGAGGAAGT
The DNA window shown above is from Microbacterium murale and carries:
- a CDS encoding ABC transporter ATP-binding protein — protein: MSILELRDARFAYGSRTVVDGVSLSVSAGEAVGLVGESGAGKSTILALLLGLASPSAGSVHFDGGPLDRRDRGLMRRFRANVQTVFQDPYSSLDPRQRIDRIVGEPLRSLGIARGDEARQTVTDAVTSVGLDVDVLGRYPHEFSGGQRQRIAIARAIVSKPRVLLADEPVSALDVTTRIQVIELLQRLRRETGLALIMVSHDLSAVAALCEQTIVLQGGRVVEQGATGAVLHSPQTEYARTLVSAIPRLPPPHTAEQE
- a CDS encoding helix-turn-helix transcriptional regulator, which translates into the protein MATIDQATLERVLSGVNVFSGGTRRVELPSSGALPLADGVVSFVHVVAGAVRGHPPLASGCTLGIDRATQTISVTQPSTPGELAAGGALLTLGDRSVILDAPNGAILAVGELELTDPSALQMMPDFVVVNDFAALEPAAAALAAQQGTPPFAATDARSGDPLICRMMATTVLLSVIRAWAEKGCAPDGWAARSSDPFLDRVIAAIHRTPGREWTVESLASVGAMSRSVFAERFRAVVGQSPASYVTDVRMDAAKSMLAAGNTVSGTARELGYSSDEGFSRAFRRATGVTPSRWRTSERTPIPA
- a CDS encoding DUF1254 domain-containing protein, with product MSQFDLNKVAVDAYLYAYPLVTMEYTRRQMTNVPDANTALLRAPANQFAHAREYPAADSKDVVRFNFDTLYSFAWLDLRDGPVILHAPDAPDRYYLTPMLDMWTDIFAVPGSRNTLGEARDFLIAPPAWSGEVPSGLDLIVAPTPHVWVMGRTQSNGPDDFAEVHRIQDQYRIIRLDAYGQESSTPSAAPVDPSVDDVTPPLEQANALTSIEFFTLFAELLKENPPHANDYPILHRMRAIGIVPGEDFNPAALDDAANAAVSAARDTALQDLVRAMTEASIGIVRNGWNWEQSFGTYGTSYRVRALVAMAGLGANLPEDAIYPNAFADADGQPFTGAHDYVLHFDAGQQPGVDAFWSLTMYDGDGFQVPNPLNRFVIRDRDPLILNRDGSLDIYIQHTSPGTEREANWLPAPQGAFAPMLRLYSPTTETLAGDFTPPKIIKR